Proteins encoded together in one Psychrobacter sp. 28M-43 window:
- a CDS encoding glycerate kinase, whose amino-acid sequence MKILIAPDSFKESLEALDVCHAIQSGFSAVFPDADYKLLPMADGGEGTSAVLSYVLGGRWKEVRVHDPLMRPITAKYLLLPDATAVIEVAQACGLHLLTADERNPVIASSYGVGELIEDALEEGAKRIVIGLGGSATNDAGLGMLMALGITFHDINDSLLTHGGGALASLHKLDNTSLHTKISDTVFEVACDVTNPLCGLLGASAVFGPQKGACPEQVNTLDKALSHFATICGQHGYEDCQHVEGAGAAGGLGYAMMTFFQAQLKSGFDTVAEVAHLSQHIAEADLVITGEGKLDAQTAMGKVAGGISQIAKASRTPVIAICGSVDGLKPAQTSQFNVVMPSIQKVDTIDNVLGSAYNNIETTAANIAASIKLGQTLR is encoded by the coding sequence ATGAAAATTTTGATCGCCCCTGACTCGTTTAAAGAAAGTTTAGAAGCACTGGACGTGTGCCATGCCATTCAATCTGGCTTTAGCGCAGTGTTTCCAGATGCTGACTATAAGCTGTTGCCAATGGCCGATGGCGGCGAAGGCACCTCAGCGGTATTGTCTTATGTATTGGGCGGGCGCTGGAAAGAAGTCAGAGTACATGACCCATTAATGAGACCGATTACGGCAAAGTATCTGTTATTGCCTGATGCGACTGCTGTTATCGAAGTGGCTCAAGCGTGCGGATTGCATCTACTAACAGCCGATGAGCGTAATCCCGTTATTGCGAGTAGTTATGGTGTTGGGGAGCTGATCGAAGATGCGTTAGAAGAAGGTGCTAAGCGTATCGTTATCGGTCTAGGTGGTAGCGCAACCAATGATGCAGGACTTGGCATGCTAATGGCGCTAGGCATAACATTTCATGACATCAATGATAGCCTATTGACTCATGGTGGTGGCGCACTTGCCAGCTTACATAAGCTCGATAATACTAGCCTTCATACAAAGATATCAGACACGGTATTCGAGGTTGCTTGTGATGTGACCAATCCATTATGCGGTCTGCTAGGTGCAAGCGCAGTATTTGGGCCACAAAAAGGCGCCTGTCCAGAGCAAGTCAATACCTTGGACAAGGCACTCAGTCACTTTGCGACCATATGTGGACAGCATGGCTATGAAGACTGTCAACATGTCGAAGGCGCTGGCGCTGCTGGCGGTCTTGGTTATGCGATGATGACGTTCTTTCAAGCTCAGCTAAAGTCAGGCTTTGATACGGTTGCCGAAGTGGCTCACCTGTCACAGCATATTGCAGAGGCTGATCTCGTCATCACTGGCGAAGGCAAGCTCGATGCGCAAACAGCCATGGGTAAAGTGGCAGGCGGTATCAGCCAAATCGCTAAGGCTAGCCGTACACCTGTCATTGCTATCTGCGGCAGCGTCGATGGACTAAAACCTGCCCAGACCAGTCAGTTCAATGTGGTCATGCCGAGTATCCAAAAAGTAGACACGATTGATAATGTGTTGGGTTCTGCTTACAACAATATTGAGACGACTGCTGCTAATATCGCTGCAAGTATCAAACTTGGGCAGACTTTAAGATAG
- a CDS encoding GntP family permease — MIVFWLVLTILFIIFATAKLKWHPFLVLILSAFLVALFYQVPLNTVAKTISDGFGGILGYIGLVIVFGTIIGLILEKTGAAIVMAESVIKVLGPRFPTLTMSIVGAVVSIPVFCDSGYIILNSLKESLAERLHVSSVAMSIALATGLYATHTFVPPTPGPIAAAGNLGLESNLGLVIMVGVVVTAVAVLAGWWWSNRFLNATPDNINAADAPTAAMPEGIKTRDDYSHLPSATMAFLPIIVPIILICLSSVANFPSAPFGSSMVAEILIFIGNPLTALLIGLFLSFFLIKSSQKTQEISDSISQGLVVAAPILLITGAGGAFGAMLKVTPIGDYLGSTLSALGLGIFMPFIVSAALKTAQGSTTVALVTTSAMVAPLLSQIGLDSELGRVFCVMAIGAGAMTISHANDSFFWIVSQFSRMSVAQAYKAHSMATGIQGVTSIVFIWLLTLVFI; from the coding sequence ATGATTGTATTTTGGCTTGTGCTGACCATTCTTTTTATTATTTTCGCTACCGCAAAATTAAAGTGGCATCCTTTTTTAGTGTTGATTCTGTCCGCTTTCTTGGTCGCGCTATTTTATCAAGTACCACTTAACACTGTCGCCAAAACGATTTCTGATGGTTTCGGTGGTATCTTAGGCTATATCGGTCTTGTGATTGTATTTGGTACGATTATTGGCTTAATCCTTGAAAAAACGGGTGCTGCTATCGTAATGGCAGAGTCAGTCATCAAAGTATTGGGGCCACGCTTCCCTACTTTGACCATGTCTATCGTCGGTGCAGTCGTTTCTATACCTGTATTTTGTGACTCTGGCTATATTATCTTGAACTCTCTAAAAGAGTCTTTGGCTGAGCGCTTACATGTATCAAGTGTCGCGATGAGCATTGCCTTGGCCACTGGTCTATACGCTACCCATACCTTTGTCCCGCCGACGCCAGGCCCAATCGCAGCGGCAGGTAACTTAGGTCTAGAGTCAAATTTAGGTTTGGTCATTATGGTCGGTGTGGTGGTGACAGCGGTTGCGGTACTAGCTGGCTGGTGGTGGTCTAATCGCTTCCTTAACGCTACTCCTGACAATATCAATGCGGCAGATGCTCCTACAGCCGCAATGCCTGAAGGAATTAAAACTCGTGATGATTACAGCCACTTGCCTTCAGCAACAATGGCTTTCCTACCGATTATCGTTCCTATCATATTAATCTGCCTGTCTTCGGTTGCTAACTTCCCAAGCGCACCATTTGGCAGTAGCATGGTAGCGGAGATTTTGATATTCATTGGTAATCCATTGACTGCACTACTTATCGGTTTGTTCTTATCGTTTTTCTTGATTAAATCAAGTCAAAAAACGCAAGAAATCAGCGACAGTATCTCGCAAGGTTTGGTAGTAGCAGCCCCTATCCTATTGATTACTGGTGCTGGTGGTGCATTTGGTGCCATGCTAAAAGTGACACCTATCGGTGACTACTTAGGTTCGACGCTATCTGCTTTGGGTTTAGGTATCTTCATGCCATTTATCGTCTCTGCTGCGCTAAAAACAGCACAAGGCTCAACCACAGTCGCATTGGTTACGACTTCTGCTATGGTTGCCCCACTATTGAGCCAGATTGGCCTAGACAGCGAACTTGGACGCGTGTTCTGCGTGATGGCAATTGGTGCTGGTGCTATGACTATCTCACATGCCAATGACAGCTTCTTTTGGATTGTTAGCCAGTTTAGTCGTATGAGCGTGGCACAAGCGTACAAAGCTCATTCAATGGCTACTGGTATCCAAGGTGTGACTAGCATCGTATTTATCTGGTTGTTGACCCTAGTATTTATCTAG